The genomic DNA GCCGCCCAGCTTGGCCTGGGCCACGCCGGTGTCGGTGAGGTCGACGTCGACCCAGCCTGTGAAGCGGTTTTCGAGATTCCACGTGGATTCGCCGTGGCGGATGAGAACGAGTTTGTACATGCTGCTTCCAAAGCGTGAGAAACCTGTGTGCGCCCTGCCACATACCGCCGCACATGTGTCAACTAGGAGACAATAGCGGGTCGCGGGCGCCAAACCGTCTATTTTATAATGCCGCCGACTCAACCCACCGGAATGCCAACGTGAATTTCTTCGCCGACTACAACAACCTTGCCTTGATCGCCCTCGCCGTCGTGTCGGGCGGCCTGCTGGCGTGGCCCGCCATCTCGCGCGGAACCTCCGGCAAGACCGTCAACCCGGCCGCCGCGACCCAGCTGATCAACAAGCGCAATGCCGTGGTCGTGGATATCCGGGAAGCCACCGAATACGCCAAGGGCCACCTGCCGCAAGCCAAGAGTGCGCCACTTGCCGACCTGGCAAGCCGTGCCGCCAGCCTTGCAAAGGACAAGTCCGTCCCCATCATCGTCGTGTGCCAGACCGGCCAGCGCTCGGGCAAGGGTCAAGCAGCCCTGAAGGAAGCCGGTTACAGTGAGATCTATTCGCTCGAAGGCGGCCTGGCCGCCTGGCAGCAAGCCGGCCTCCCCGTAGTCAAGTAAGCGGCGGACCCAAGCGGCTCCGGGAGCCTGTCCTCCGGAGCCGCGGCTGTCCCGGCTTGCGAGCACCGACCAACCTCCGGATTCCCGTTTTTCAAGGAGATGCGCATGGCCCGCGTTGTTATGTACAGCACGGTAGTTTGTCCGTATTGCCAGATGGCCGAGCGCCTTCTGAAGGCCAAGGGCGTGGAGGCGATCGAGAAGATCCTGATCGACCGCGAGCCCGGCAAGCGCGAGGAAATGATGAGCCGCACCGGTCGCCGCACCGTGCCGCAGATCTACATCGACGAGACCCACGTGGGTGGCTTCGACGACCTCTCGGCGCTCGATCGCCAGGGTGGCCTGGTGCCGCTGCTGGCAGCCTGAAGCGCCGCCGGTCTCGCCGCGGGTGAATTCGCCACCCGCGTCATGTACCATATACGTTTTCGTGCGACACGCACTCTCGTGTCCGGGTAGCCCCAACGTAAGGGGCATCGACCTTGTTGGGACAAGGTGAGGGTCTCGACCCAAGCCGTCCAATCCCAACCATTACTTGCTTAGACGAACCTGGCCGAACAGCTTAGGGGAGTCCATTGGCCTAATGTCGAATTGGCGAAAGCTGATTTGACAAGCGGCACTTGCTTTTGCTGGATTACCTCCAGCCATCGCCCAAAGGCGGGGACGCTCGCCTTTGGGCGAGTTCTCTGTAAACAGTCTTTCGTAAGGGAGGCTGTGTGGTTTCGAGAGATTGTTGCGAGACCACAGCATGGCATTTAAACCGGCCCAGATGGGTTGGCGCTACGCTCTTTGGGGCAGGATACGTTGACTCTCTGGAGTCTGCGCCTGTCGAGTTGATTCCGCAGTATGGAGTCACGATGTCGTAAGGATTGTGAGAGGTCCCGGAGCGAAAGCTCTACACGTTATGGTTCGGTCGTGCACGGTCGTGAGACTGCCCCGATAGAGAACCTGCTATACGACTAGCAGTAGCCTAGGGAGACATGCGTCACTGGTAACGGTGGGGTGTGAAGCTTTCCTGACAATGTAGCCCCCGCAAGGGTACGAATCTGCCGCGAGGCGGGTTGGTAGAGGCTCCGAGCAGCAACGGGGTCGAGGAGCTAGGCTGGCTGGTATGGGCAACACTAAGTGAACTGCTGATAAACGCCGTGAATATGACGGTGCCAAAGCTGCTGACAGGCACTAACCAAAAGGTATGTGGTCGGATATTCCGCTGGAAACTCGGAATACGTCGTCATCGGACCACCGGCGGAGAGGCGGGTCCTAACCCAGTCTTGTAACGTGTAGGGAACGTGGTAAGCCCGTATGGCTGCCGGAGCGCGGTATGGCTCGGGCAGGCGAACCGTAAGGAACGCTGTCGGCTGTGCGGGTATGGGAGGTTGGAGAAAGCGAATGCCGGGCTGTAATGGTCCGGATAGGGGTTGAAACATCATCCCACGCGAAAGCGGGCAGACTTCCAACTGGTCAATCGTCGCAGGACGGCTGGCTAATCTCGCTTGTTTAATTTTTCTTCCCTTGAGGGCAACTGTCCCTCAAGGGGCATGTTGTCTCTCGATGTTGGGGAAGATCCTCAAGATAGGAGAGCAGCATGGAAGCATTTATCCGTAAGGATAAATCTGCGCCCTCCGGCGTTCCGCAAAGCTGGGGTGCCATTAATTGGCGCCGCGTAGAGCGGACCGTTCGAGAGATGCAGATTCGAATTGCGAAGGCGACACAGGAAGGGGATTGGCGTAGGGTGAAAGCTCTACAGAGGTCCCTGACCCGCTCGTTCTCCGCCAAGGCATCGGCGGTCAGGCGAGTGACGGAGAACCGTGGCAGAAAGACAGCAGGTGTTGACCGCGTGCTGTGGGATGAGCCTGAAACCCGGTGGGCAGCTATCGGGCAGTTGAAGCGTCGGGGGTATCGACCGCTGCCGTTAAGGCGGGTCTTTATTCCAAAGGCCAACGGGACGGAACGCCCTCTGGGCATACCGACCATGTTGGACCGAGCCATGCAGGCCCTATACCTGCTGGCATTGGAGCCAGTGTCGGAAGGTAGGAGCGATCCGAATTCGTATGGGTTTCGGATCAACCGCTCGACCCACGATGCTATGGCCCAGTTGTTCGTCAACCTGTCCAGGAAGGTTTCGGCCTCTTGGATACTGGAGGCGGATATCAAAGGCTGCTTTGACAACATCGATCACAAGTGGCTGGAGCGTAACGTCCCGATGGACAAAGCGATCCTGCGTAAGTGGTTGAAAGCTGGCGTGGTGTTTCAAGGCCAGTTTCAGGCGACCGATGCTGGAACGCCGCAGGGAGGCATCATTTCCCCGACGTTGGCGAATGTGGCGCTGAACGGTTTGGAGCGCGACCTGACGGAGTCCCTAAGGGCAAAGTTTGGTGTTAACCAAGTTCGGAAGCTGAAGGTGAATGTCGTGCGGTATGCGGACGACTTCGTGATCACCGGCAGTACGTCGGAGGTTTTGGAACACGAAGTGAAGCCGTGGGTGGAAAAGTTCCTTGCACTGCGGGGGCTGACACTATCTACGGAGAAAACGCGGATCGTCAACATCGCCACAGGTTTCGACTTTCTCGGGTGGAGTTTCCGGAAGTACTCGGGAACACTGCTCATCAAGCCGAGTAGGAAGAACGTCAACGCGTTCTATGGCAAGGTGAAAGAGATCGTCAGCCGGCACAAGACGGCTAAGCAAGAGACGTTGATTGACTTGCTTAATCCAGTGCTACGAGGTTGGGCGCTTTACCACCAACCGGTAGCCGCCAAGTTGACGTTCACAAGAGTGGAGCACGATGTATTCCGGGCTCTATGGAAGTGGGCAAAACGGCGTCACTCGAGGAAGAGTGCTGAGTGGGTGCGCAAGAAGTACTTTGCATCCGTCGGTACACGGAACTGGGTGTTCGGAACCGCAGTGCGTCAGAAGGATGGTAGTAAGGGCAGGAAGGATTTGTACTCGCTCGCGAGCACGCCGATCCAACGGCACAAGAAAGTTCGAGGGGACTACCATCCCTTTGATCCCGAGCAGGAGTTGTACGGCGAGACCTTGCGTCAGGAGCGATTGCTGAATAGTATGTCGCACCGAAAGCAATGGATTAAGTTGTACATGTCCCAGCGGGGCTTGTGCGCGGTGTGTCAGTGCAAGATGACCAAAGAGACGGGGTGGCATGACCATCACATCGAGCAGCGCGTTCACGGCGGCTCGGATGCTCTAGGAAATCGTGTGCTGCTGCATCCAATCTGTCATGTTCAAGTGCATCACCATGGTGTAACCGTTGTGAAACCGGCCCCCTCGATTTGAGGTGAGGCTTTGAAAAGCTTGAGCCGTATGCGGGGAAACTCGCACGTACGGTTCTTAGGGGGGCAGATCAGGAATGATCTCGTCCCTACCCTCCCAACCGGGTGCCGACCCGGGCCGTGACCCTGGGCCAATCCCGCCCGCGGTGCCAATGTCCCGTACGCCTGGCCCCCAACGCCCATTTTTCCGGAAGCCTTTCATGAGCGACCAGCAGAACAATCAGCAGGAAGACCAGCCGTTCTTCAACATCCAGCGTGTGTACCTGAAGGACATGTCGCTCGAACAGCCGAATTCCCCCGGCATCTTCCTCGAGACCGAAGCGCCGGCCGTGGAAGTGCAGGTGAACGTGGGCGCCTCGCAACTGCAGGAAGGCATCTTCGAAGTCGTGGTGACCGGTACCGTGACCACCAAGGTGCAGGACAAGGTTGCCTTCCTGGTGGAAGCCCATCAGGCCGGCATCTTCGATATCCGCAACGTGCCGGTGGAGCAGCTCGACCCGCTGCTGGGCATTGCCTGCCCGACCATTCTCTACCCGTACCTGCGCGGCAATATCGCCGACGTGATCACCCGCGCCGGCTTCCAGGCCATCCACCTGTCGGAAATCAACTTCCAGGCACTATACGAACAGCGCCTGCAGGCCGCGATGGAAGAAGCTGAAGCCGTGCAAGGCGGCAACAGCGGCATCGTGATGCCCGATGGCAGCCAGGCTCGTCACTGATCCTGCTGTAGTCAGCTGCAAAGACGGGGCCTCGGCCCCGTTTTGTCTTTCCGGCCCGCGTAGTCGCGACGAATGCGCGGGGCCGAACAAGCGAGGCGAACCGCCATGAAAATCACAGTCTTCGGTGCGGGTGCCTGGGGCACCGCGCTCGCCAGCCATGCCGCCGCGACCCACGATGTGGTGCTGTGGGGGCGGGACGCTGCCCAGCTGGCCGGCATCGGCGCCGACCGCGTCAATGCCACCTACCTGCCCGGCGTGCCGCTGTCCGGGCGGCTCGCGGTGCAGGCCGATTTCGATCGGGCCGCGGCGCATGCCGATGTCGAGCCGGATGGCCTGGTGATCGTCGCCACGCCGGTCTCGGGCCTGCGCGAAATGACGCGCCGGCTGGCCGCGAGCCAGACCGGGGCTTGCGCATGCTCTGGCTGTGCAAGGGCTTCGAGGCCGGCTCCAATGCGTTGCCGCACCAGATGGTGCGCGAAGAGCTCACCGCCGCCGGCCGTCTCGATGACACCAGCTACGGCGTGCTGACCGGCCCCAGTTTTGCCCGTGAAGTGGCGCTGGGCCTGCCCTGCGCGCTCACCGTGGCGGGCACCTCGCCGGCGCTGCCCGAGCTCGCGCAGCAGGCGTTCCATCACCATGCCATGCGCATCTACGGCAGCGACGACCTGGTCGGCGCCGAGGTGGGGGCGCGGTCAAGAACGTGCTGGCGATTGCCACTGGCGCCAGCGATGGCCTGGGCCTGGGCCTGAACGCGCGCGCCGCGCTGGTGACGCGCGGCCTGGCCGAGATGACCCGGCTCGGCATGGCACTGGGAGGGCGCATCGAAACCTTCATGGGCCTGGCCGGCATGGGCGACCTGATCCTGACCGCTACGGGCGATCTCTCGCGCAATCGCAAGGTCGGCCAGCAGTTGGCCGAGGGCAAGACGCTCGCGCAGATCCTGGCCGAGCTGGGCCACGTTGCCGAAGGCGTGCGCTGTGCGCAGGCCGTGGCGGCGCTGGCCGCGGCCAAGGGCGTCGAGATGCCGATCACGCGCGCGGTATGCGCCGTGCTCTTCGAAGGGCTGCCTGCCGCCGACGCGGTGGCGCGGCTGCTCCAGCGGGATGCGCGCGATGAGTGAGTCCGCGATGGGTGAGTCAATGATGGCGGCCCGGCGCCGCGTCCTGAAAGCCCTTGCCACCTGCGCCATGCCTGGCGCGGCTGGTGCCGCGCTGGCTTCGCCCGCGTCCGCCCAGCCCTGGCCGGCGCGGCCGATCCGCATGGTGGTGCCGTTCCCGGCCGGGTCTTCGCCTGACCTGATCGCGCGCCTGCTGACCGAGAAGCTGTCCGTGGCGCTCGGCCAACCCGTGGTGGTGGAAAACCGCCCGGGTGCCGGCGGCAATATCGGCACCGACATGGTGGCCAGAGCCGCCCCGGATGGCTATACCTTGCTGCTGACCATCAATGGCCCGCTGGTCACCGCGCCAACCTTGTCGCGCCATCTCGGCTACGACCCGGTGCGCCAGCTCAGCCCCGTATCGCTGGTGGCGACGTCGCCCAATGTGCTGGTGGTGGATGCCCGCCTGCCGGTGCATGACGTGCGGGAGTTCGTGGCCCTGGCCCGTTCCCGGCCGGGCGTGCTGAACTACGGGTCGGTGGGCAACGGCAGCGCTGCCCACCTGGCCATGGAGCAGCTCAAGGCGGCCGCCGGCATCGACCTGCAGCACATTCCCTATCCGGGGTTCGCGCAGATCACCACCGCCATGGTCGGCGGCCAGGTGCAGGCCGGCTTCATGGTGCCGGCCATTGCCATGCCGCTGGTGACTGCCGGCAAGCTGCGCATCATCGCGGTGACCACCAGCGGGCGCACCAGCCTGCTGCCCGCGGTGCCGACAGTGGCGGAATCCGGCTATCCCGGCTTCGAGGCGATCTCATGGCAAGCGGTGCTGGCCCCGGCGGGCACGCCCGCGCCGGTGATCGACCGGCTCTATCGCGAGCTGGTGGCCATCATCGGCAGCGAGGACGTGCGCGCCAAGATGCGCGCCCAGTATTTCGTGCCGGCCGGCACCGCGCCGCAATCGCTGCGCCAGACCATGGCTAGCGAGAAGGTGCGCTGGGACAAGGTGATCCGCGTGGCCGGCGTGCAGCCGGAATAAGGAAGTTCGCGGGCGGCGGCTTCAGGCGCCGCCGGCAAAGCCGTTCTGGCGCCAGGCTTCGAACACCACGACCGCGACGGTATTGGAGAGGTTGAGACTCCGGTTGTCCGGCCGCATCGGCAGCCGGATGCGCTGCGCCGTGGGAAACCACTCGCGCCGCTCCGGCGCCAGCCCGCGCGTTTCCGATCCGAACACAAACCAGTCCCCGGGCAGGAAACTGACTTGGCCGAAGGGCGTCGAGCCATGCGTGGTCAGCGCGAACATGCGGGCCGGGTCGGGTTGTTCGCTTTCCATCAGCGCGTCCCAGTTCTCGTGCACGCGCATGCTGGCGTACTCGTGATAGTCCAGGCCGGCGCGGCGCATGCGCGCATCTTCCAGCGGAAAGCCGAGCGGCTTGACAAGGTGCAGGCGCGCACCGGTGTTGGCGCACAGCCGTATCACATTGCCGGTATTCGGCGGGATCTCGGGTTCGACCAGGACGACATTGAACATGGGGGAGGGGCGGGCCAGGGGCGCCGCAGCCGTGAAACGCTGGGCAGCTTACCCTGCCGGGGGCCGCCTGTCACGCCGGGCCTATGGGGTGCGCTATCGGGTGCGCTACGGGGTGCGCAAGGCAACCACCAGCGTCACGCGTGCCGCGCCGTGGGCTTTCGGGACCCGCGCCGCTTCGCCCAAGGTGGCGCCGCTGGTCATCACATCGTCGACCAGGCCGACATGCTGGCCCGCCACGTCGTTGCCGGGCACGAGGCCAAAGGCATCCTGCAGGTTGGCCTGGCGCGCGGGCAGGTCCAGCGTGGCTTGGGCCGGGGTATCGCGCGCAGCGTCGGCGCGGCGCGCACGCCCAGCCGGCGTGCCAGCGGCCTGGCGATTTCCCAGGACTGGTTGAAGCCGCGCTCGGCAAGGCGCTGCGCGGACAGCGGGATCGGCGCCAGCACATCGGGCAGGGCCACGCCGGACGTGCCGGATTCGGCCTGCCAGCGGCGTGCCAGCTCGCCCGCAAGCCAGTCCGCCAGCGGCAGCACGCCGCCGAATTTCAGGGCTAGCACCAGGCCGTCCTGCGGTCTGGCGTAGTCGCCCAGCACCAGCGCGTCGTCGAAAGGCGGCGCCTCGTAGCGGCACTGCGCGCAGAGCGAGGCAGCGCCTGGCCCGGCAATGCGCCCGAGCGGACGCGCAGCAGCGGCAACGCGGCAGCGGCGTCAGCAACTCTTGCGCGCAGCCTGCGCAGACGGTTTCGTCCTGCACAGTGCCGCACAATGCGCAGGCCGCTGGCAGGAGCGTGCGCAGCAAGCGCCGCGCATGATGGCGCAGGGCGCCTTCGCCCGGGTGCGCCAGGCGGTGCAGCAGGGGTGCGGCTGGCGCATGGGGCACGTCCGAGCCATCGGCGGCAGGCCTGGCGGTGGGCGCGTATCTTCGCGATCCTGTTGCGGCGCCGGTTGGCGCGCGCACCGTATGCCCGACGGACGCTTCACGCCCGCCGTCATCCACATTCTTAGTTTCTTGCTGCCTGGTTTGACCGTGTCCCTGCATGACGCCGACTCCCCCGATGCCTATTTGCCGCCCACGCGGCTGACCCGCCTCGCCTTTGACCGGCGCAGCGCCGGATTCGGCCAGCTGGACTTCTTGCTGGGCGAGATCGGCCAGCGCATGCAGGA from Cupriavidus sp. D39 includes the following:
- a CDS encoding rhodanese-like domain-containing protein — protein: MNFFADYNNLALIALAVVSGGLLAWPAISRGTSGKTVNPAAATQLINKRNAVVVDIREATEYAKGHLPQAKSAPLADLASRAASLAKDKSVPIIVVCQTGQRSGKGQAALKEAGYSEIYSLEGGLAAWQQAGLPVVK
- a CDS encoding ComF family protein, with product MAGQHVGLVDDVMTSGATLGEAARVPKAHGAARVTLVVALRTP
- a CDS encoding Bug family tripartite tricarboxylate transporter substrate binding protein — its product is MAARRRVLKALATCAMPGAAGAALASPASAQPWPARPIRMVVPFPAGSSPDLIARLLTEKLSVALGQPVVVENRPGAGGNIGTDMVARAAPDGYTLLLTINGPLVTAPTLSRHLGYDPVRQLSPVSLVATSPNVLVVDARLPVHDVREFVALARSRPGVLNYGSVGNGSAAHLAMEQLKAAAGIDLQHIPYPGFAQITTAMVGGQVQAGFMVPAIAMPLVTAGKLRIIAVTTSGRTSLLPAVPTVAESGYPGFEAISWQAVLAPAGTPAPVIDRLYRELVAIIGSEDVRAKMRAQYFVPAGTAPQSLRQTMASEKVRWDKVIRVAGVQPE
- the grxC gene encoding glutaredoxin 3, translated to MARVVMYSTVVCPYCQMAERLLKAKGVEAIEKILIDREPGKREEMMSRTGRRTVPQIYIDETHVGGFDDLSALDRQGGLVPLLAA
- the trmL gene encoding tRNA (uridine(34)/cytosine(34)/5-carboxymethylaminomethyluridine(34)-2'-O)-methyltransferase TrmL, yielding MFNVVLVEPEIPPNTGNVIRLCANTGARLHLVKPLGFPLEDARMRRAGLDYHEYASMRVHENWDALMESEQPDPARMFALTTHGSTPFGQVSFLPGDWFVFGSETRGLAPERREWFPTAQRIRLPMRPDNRSLNLSNTVAVVVFEAWRQNGFAGGA
- a CDS encoding ComF family protein — protein: MLGDYARPQDGLVLALKFGGVLPLADWLAGELARRWQAESGTSGVALPDVLAPIPLSAQRLAERGFNQSWEIARPLARRLGVRAAPTLRAIPRPKPRWTCPRARPTCRMPLASCPATTWRASMSAWSTM
- the ltrA gene encoding group II intron reverse transcriptase/maturase, with the protein product MEAFIRKDKSAPSGVPQSWGAINWRRVERTVREMQIRIAKATQEGDWRRVKALQRSLTRSFSAKASAVRRVTENRGRKTAGVDRVLWDEPETRWAAIGQLKRRGYRPLPLRRVFIPKANGTERPLGIPTMLDRAMQALYLLALEPVSEGRSDPNSYGFRINRSTHDAMAQLFVNLSRKVSASWILEADIKGCFDNIDHKWLERNVPMDKAILRKWLKAGVVFQGQFQATDAGTPQGGIISPTLANVALNGLERDLTESLRAKFGVNQVRKLKVNVVRYADDFVITGSTSEVLEHEVKPWVEKFLALRGLTLSTEKTRIVNIATGFDFLGWSFRKYSGTLLIKPSRKNVNAFYGKVKEIVSRHKTAKQETLIDLLNPVLRGWALYHQPVAAKLTFTRVEHDVFRALWKWAKRRHSRKSAEWVRKKYFASVGTRNWVFGTAVRQKDGSKGRKDLYSLASTPIQRHKKVRGDYHPFDPEQELYGETLRQERLLNSMSHRKQWIKLYMSQRGLCAVCQCKMTKETGWHDHHIEQRVHGGSDALGNRVLLHPICHVQVHHHGVTVVKPAPSI
- the secB gene encoding protein-export chaperone SecB, which produces MSDQQNNQQEDQPFFNIQRVYLKDMSLEQPNSPGIFLETEAPAVEVQVNVGASQLQEGIFEVVVTGTVTTKVQDKVAFLVEAHQAGIFDIRNVPVEQLDPLLGIACPTILYPYLRGNIADVITRAGFQAIHLSEINFQALYEQRLQAAMEEAEAVQGGNSGIVMPDGSQARH